In a genomic window of Paracoccaceae bacterium:
- a CDS encoding pyridoxal-phosphate dependent enzyme — protein MLDIMTGSDLTIDHVRAAHERIKPYIHETPILTSSYFNALTGAELFFKCENFQKAGAFKVRGASNAVFGLTDAMAEKGVATHSSGNHALSLSYAAGRRGIPCHVVMPRTAPEAKKAAVRGYGGIITECEPSTTSREAIFAEVQAATGAEFVHPYNDPRVIAGQATCSLEMLSQIDNMDAVIAPIGGGGMISGTCLTLSNLAPKMEIYAAEPDQADDAARSFRAGHIIADDAPNTIADGLKVPLKENTWHFVSHFVTDVLTASEQEIIDAMKLTWERMKIVMEPSCAVPMAAILRNPEVFRGKRVGVVITGGNVDLDKLPWTLG, from the coding sequence ATGCTGGACATCATGACCGGGTCTGATCTGACAATTGACCATGTGCGAGCGGCACATGAGCGGATCAAGCCCTACATTCACGAGACGCCGATCCTGACCTCGTCGTATTTTAACGCGCTGACCGGGGCCGAATTGTTCTTCAAATGTGAGAATTTTCAGAAAGCCGGCGCCTTTAAGGTGCGCGGCGCCTCTAACGCGGTCTTTGGACTGACAGATGCGATGGCGGAAAAGGGGGTCGCGACGCATTCTTCGGGCAATCACGCTTTGTCTCTGAGTTATGCAGCAGGGCGTCGCGGTATTCCGTGCCATGTGGTCATGCCGCGCACGGCACCGGAGGCTAAGAAAGCAGCCGTGCGGGGATACGGCGGGATCATCACCGAATGTGAGCCCTCTACCACCAGTCGGGAGGCGATTTTCGCCGAAGTTCAGGCGGCCACCGGTGCCGAGTTTGTGCATCCCTACAACGACCCGCGTGTGATCGCAGGGCAGGCGACCTGTTCACTGGAAATGCTGAGCCAGATCGACAACATGGATGCGGTGATTGCGCCGATTGGTGGAGGCGGCATGATTTCAGGCACCTGCCTGACTCTCTCCAACCTCGCGCCAAAAATGGAAATCTATGCAGCAGAACCGGATCAGGCGGATGATGCGGCACGATCGTTCCGGGCCGGACATATTATTGCGGATGATGCACCCAATACGATCGCTGATGGATTGAAAGTGCCGCTCAAAGAGAACACATGGCACTTTGTGTCACACTTCGTGACAGATGTGCTGACCGCTTCCGAGCAGGAAATCATCGACGCGATGAAACTGACATGGGAACGGATGAAGATCGTGATGGAGCCGAGCTGTGCTGTGCCAATGGCTGCGATTCTGCGCAACCCGGAGGTATTCCGGGGCAAGCGCGTGGGCGTGGTCATCACGGGCGGCAATGTGGATTTGGATAAACTGCCCTGGACATTGGGCTAA
- a CDS encoding NAD(P)H-dependent oxidoreductase has translation MARALVLFAHPCAESFSAALHGCVTERLHASGWEVDDCDLNAEGFSPVLTAQERRGYHEETSNTGPVADYVERLQAADALVMVFPVWNFGYPAILKGFLDRVFLPGVSFKLEDGKVVPNLRNIRKLAAVTTYGGTRLRAFMAGDPPRKSVTRAVWHVCRPDKMRYMALYDMNRVTQDQRGQFLSRVGAEMEAF, from the coding sequence ATGGCACGTGCGCTGGTCCTTTTTGCACATCCTTGCGCGGAGAGTTTCTCGGCCGCCTTGCACGGCTGTGTGACGGAGCGTTTACATGCAAGCGGCTGGGAGGTTGATGACTGTGATCTGAATGCGGAAGGCTTCTCGCCAGTTCTGACCGCGCAGGAACGGCGCGGGTATCATGAGGAAACTTCAAACACGGGACCGGTTGCTGACTATGTAGAGCGATTGCAGGCCGCAGATGCGCTGGTGATGGTATTTCCGGTGTGGAACTTCGGGTATCCTGCCATTCTCAAAGGGTTTCTGGACCGGGTTTTCCTGCCCGGTGTTTCCTTCAAGCTCGAGGACGGTAAGGTGGTTCCCAACTTGCGAAATATACGAAAACTCGCCGCCGTCACGACCTATGGCGGCACGCGACTGCGTGCTTTCATGGCGGGCGATCCACCGCGCAAGTCCGTCACGCGGGCGGTCTGGCATGTGTGTCGGCCAGACAAGATGCGTTACATGGCGCTTTACGATATGAACCGGGTCACGCAAGACCAGCGTGGGCAATTCTTGTCGCGTGTGGGCGCGGAAATGGAGGCGTTTTGA
- a CDS encoding ABC transporter substrate-binding protein: MIWSKLPYVTFAMSLSASASLADGHLTPTVFGTNWLAQAEHGGFYQSVADGTYAACGLDVEIISGGPQVNNRALMLAGKIDFHMGGDMLQAFNAVKEGIPVVSVAAIFQKHPQVILAHPGEAESWEDLKDLTLLIGDNGFTSYYQWMIAEHGFTEAQRLPYTFNPAPFIADKQKGMQGYLSSEPYAVLKEAGFEPNVFLIADAGYSSYATTIETMAGTIEQSPEKVECFVDGSLTGWYNYLYGDSSAADELILAANPDMSQDKLEFAKKMMLEQGIVDSGSALETGIGSMTDEVIGDFYNKMVASGVLEDGLDWKAAYTLDFTNKSVGKEIKP; this comes from the coding sequence ATGATCTGGTCCAAGTTGCCCTATGTCACATTCGCAATGAGTTTGAGCGCATCCGCCAGTTTGGCGGACGGCCATTTGACACCAACTGTTTTTGGAACGAACTGGTTGGCGCAGGCTGAACATGGCGGGTTTTACCAATCCGTTGCAGATGGTACGTATGCAGCATGTGGGTTGGACGTGGAAATCATCTCGGGTGGACCGCAGGTGAACAACCGGGCGCTGATGCTGGCGGGAAAAATCGATTTCCACATGGGTGGTGACATGTTGCAGGCGTTCAACGCCGTCAAAGAGGGCATCCCCGTTGTCTCTGTCGCCGCAATTTTCCAAAAACATCCTCAGGTCATTCTGGCTCATCCCGGCGAAGCTGAAAGCTGGGAAGATCTCAAGGATCTGACCCTTTTGATCGGGGATAACGGTTTCACGTCCTATTATCAGTGGATGATCGCGGAGCATGGTTTTACCGAAGCACAACGTCTGCCCTACACATTCAATCCCGCACCCTTCATTGCTGACAAACAGAAAGGCATGCAAGGCTATCTGAGCTCCGAACCCTACGCCGTGCTGAAAGAAGCCGGGTTCGAACCCAATGTCTTTCTGATCGCGGACGCCGGATATTCCTCTTATGCCACGACGATTGAGACGATGGCCGGGACAATCGAACAGTCCCCCGAAAAAGTGGAGTGTTTCGTCGATGGGTCGCTGACCGGGTGGTATAACTACCTTTACGGCGACAGTTCTGCAGCGGATGAACTCATTCTGGCGGCAAACCCTGACATGTCGCAGGACAAGTTGGAGTTCGCCAAGAAAATGATGCTGGAACAGGGCATTGTCGATAGCGGGAGCGCTCTGGAAACCGGAATTGGCTCCATGACGGATGAGGTCATCGGCGATTTCTATAACAAAATGGTTGCGTCCGGCGTCCTTGAGGACGGCCTTGATTGGAAGGCGGCCTACACGCTCGATTTCACCAATAAATCTGTTGGCAAAGAGATAAAACCCTAG
- a CDS encoding FAD-binding oxidoreductase, with amino-acid sequence MTANIAAAKAALSHLDIEQNAAAIKSKSRDFFWYSPVLKARLDDVVADFVVSPRNEAEVIEILKTCYAHNVPVTTRGAGTGNYGQAMPLAGGCVMHLRHMAAVREIHPGRVIVEPGCLLKDLDAACKEHSGQEIRMFSSTWATATIGGFIAGGSGGVGSCTWGSLRDLGNIIRLRVVTMEEEPRVLEFQGEELARVSHAYGTNGIITEIEMPLAPAYEWVEMFVATDDFMEAARFAEELANEDGILIKLATVFEAPIAKDYFQRVAPHVDSDTNLIGLMVAPHSMDGFETFLGRRSGARLIYRSDASDWERGPGMVFEYGWNHTTLRALKVDPSITYLQVRYGFPHHLDLIEQMRDALSPEVLQHLEILRENGKVMYAGLSLVKFTTEERLDEIVKIHEDAGAMVFNPHRYTLEEGGRQTVDDRQLAFKREADPKGLLNPGKMIAWDDPDWAFDQMYSYPKIRAAE; translated from the coding sequence ATGACCGCGAACATTGCCGCTGCAAAAGCCGCCCTGTCACATCTCGACATTGAACAAAACGCCGCTGCGATCAAATCCAAGAGCCGAGACTTCTTTTGGTATTCGCCGGTTCTGAAGGCGCGTCTTGACGATGTCGTCGCGGATTTTGTGGTCAGCCCGCGCAATGAGGCCGAGGTCATCGAGATCCTGAAGACATGCTATGCCCATAACGTCCCCGTTACGACGCGGGGAGCAGGCACCGGCAACTACGGACAGGCCATGCCTTTGGCGGGGGGCTGCGTCATGCATCTGCGTCACATGGCGGCGGTGCGCGAAATCCATCCCGGACGGGTCATTGTGGAGCCGGGGTGCTTACTCAAGGACCTTGATGCGGCGTGTAAGGAACACTCCGGTCAGGAAATCCGAATGTTTTCCTCCACCTGGGCCACGGCGACCATTGGCGGGTTCATCGCCGGGGGATCGGGTGGCGTTGGTTCCTGCACCTGGGGGTCCTTGCGCGATCTTGGCAACATCATCCGCCTGCGTGTGGTGACCATGGAAGAAGAGCCGCGCGTGCTGGAATTCCAGGGCGAAGAACTGGCCCGGGTCAGCCATGCCTATGGTACCAACGGCATCATCACCGAAATCGAAATGCCGCTGGCCCCGGCCTATGAGTGGGTCGAGATGTTCGTGGCCACGGATGATTTCATGGAGGCCGCGCGCTTTGCCGAGGAACTGGCCAATGAAGATGGCATTCTGATCAAGCTGGCGACCGTATTTGAGGCCCCCATTGCCAAGGATTACTTTCAGCGCGTCGCCCCTCATGTGGACAGCGACACCAACCTCATTGGGCTGATGGTCGCGCCGCATTCCATGGACGGGTTTGAAACCTTTCTGGGCCGCCGATCCGGCGCGCGTCTGATTTACCGCAGTGACGCGTCCGATTGGGAACGCGGCCCGGGCATGGTGTTTGAATACGGTTGGAACCACACGACGCTGCGCGCGCTAAAGGTTGATCCGTCGATTACGTACTTGCAGGTGCGCTACGGCTTTCCGCATCACCTCGATCTGATCGAGCAGATGCGCGATGCCCTGAGCCCGGAGGTTTTACAGCACCTCGAAATTCTCAGGGAGAACGGTAAGGTTATGTACGCGGGCCTCAGTCTGGTGAAATTCACAACCGAAGAGCGCCTGGATGAGATCGTCAAAATCCACGAGGACGCAGGTGCCATGGTCTTTAATCCGCACCGCTATACGCTGGAGGAGGGTGGGCGGCAAACTGTCGATGACCGGCAATTGGCCTTCAAACGCGAGGCGGATCCCAAGGGTCTGCTCAACCCGGGCAAAATGATCGCATGGGATGATCCGGACTGGGCGTTTGATCAGATGTATTCCTATCCGAAAATCCGCGCGGCGGAGTGA
- a CDS encoding ornithine cyclodeaminase family protein → MSEGLLIVGEDVCAQVVNSKDAFDAVEAVFGAMAKGDAYNFPVIREAIGYADALYGFKSGFDKAGKTLGVKSGGYWPGNMDKGLTNHQSTIFLFDPDTGMLQALVGGNYLTAVRTAASSSVSIAHLARKDAKVLGMVGAGHQSTFQLRAAAEQRDFTKVVAWNPHPDMLPRLGAVAEELGLEFEAVAQEELGAQADVIITITSAFEPLMMKDWIKPGTHIACMGTDTKGKQEVDPAILASATVFTDEIAQSISIGEAQHAIASDLIAKGDITPIGAVINGDHPGRSDADEITLFDGTGVGLQDLAVASVAAEQAEKQGKATRVAL, encoded by the coding sequence ATGTCCGAAGGATTGTTGATCGTAGGCGAAGACGTCTGTGCGCAGGTGGTGAATAGCAAGGACGCCTTTGATGCGGTTGAGGCCGTTTTCGGTGCCATGGCCAAGGGAGATGCTTACAATTTCCCGGTGATCCGCGAGGCGATTGGGTACGCGGACGCGCTGTATGGGTTCAAATCCGGGTTCGACAAAGCTGGCAAGACGCTGGGCGTCAAATCGGGCGGTTATTGGCCGGGCAACATGGATAAAGGCCTGACCAACCACCAGTCCACGATCTTCCTGTTTGATCCAGATACCGGCATGTTGCAGGCGCTGGTCGGGGGCAATTACCTGACGGCCGTGCGCACGGCTGCATCCTCCTCGGTGTCCATCGCACATCTGGCACGCAAGGATGCCAAAGTGCTGGGCATGGTCGGTGCCGGGCATCAATCTACATTCCAGTTGCGCGCCGCCGCAGAGCAGCGCGATTTCACCAAGGTTGTGGCGTGGAACCCGCACCCGGATATGCTGCCGCGACTGGGCGCCGTGGCGGAAGAACTGGGGTTGGAATTCGAGGCGGTCGCGCAGGAAGAGCTTGGGGCGCAGGCCGATGTCATCATCACGATCACCTCTGCCTTTGAGCCGTTGATGATGAAGGATTGGATCAAGCCCGGCACGCATATCGCCTGCATGGGAACAGATACGAAGGGCAAACAGGAGGTCGATCCGGCGATTCTGGCCAGTGCCACAGTGTTTACCGATGAAATCGCCCAATCCATCAGCATCGGCGAGGCGCAGCATGCCATTGCTTCTGATTTGATTGCCAAGGGAGACATCACACCGATTGGAGCCGTCATCAATGGGGATCATCCCGGGCGCAGCGACGCTGACGAAATCACGCTGTTTGACGGGACCGGTGTTGGATTGCAGGATCTGGCCGTGGCCTCGGTCGCGGCAGAGCAGGCGGAAAAGCAAGGTAAGGCGACACGCGTCGCGCTTTGA
- a CDS encoding ABC transporter permease, producing MSIADPSGTPLTVDADETARLRRKQLEKFGKWILPVLVLLLMLVAWDRTVVWNEIPHYILPGPGLVFDTLIKDWALLFEALLVTLQITLMALAVAVIGGVGLAVLFTQSRLVEMSFYPYAVILQVTPIVAIAPLIFIYVDSRIAGLLLCAWLVAFFPVLSNTTLGLNSADHNLRDLFRIYGASRWQTLRFLQLPSALPYFLGGLRIAGGLSLIGAVVAEYVAGTGGLKSGLAFRILEAGYRLNIPRMFAALILIAVTGVVIFAGLSFLSHMLLRKWHESALKRDH from the coding sequence ATGAGCATTGCTGATCCTTCCGGAACGCCACTGACCGTTGATGCGGATGAAACAGCACGGCTGAGGCGCAAGCAGCTGGAAAAATTCGGTAAGTGGATCTTGCCCGTGTTGGTCTTGCTCTTGATGCTGGTGGCCTGGGATCGCACCGTCGTTTGGAATGAAATACCGCATTATATCCTTCCTGGTCCGGGGCTGGTGTTCGACACATTGATCAAGGATTGGGCGCTGCTGTTTGAGGCACTGCTCGTAACGTTGCAGATCACCTTGATGGCACTGGCCGTGGCGGTGATTGGCGGTGTGGGTCTGGCTGTGCTTTTCACCCAGTCGCGTTTGGTGGAAATGAGTTTCTATCCTTATGCGGTCATTTTGCAGGTTACGCCGATCGTTGCCATTGCGCCGCTGATTTTCATCTATGTTGACAGCCGAATTGCTGGCTTGCTGCTCTGTGCGTGGTTGGTGGCTTTCTTTCCGGTGCTCAGCAACACAACACTTGGGTTGAATTCAGCTGATCATAACCTGCGCGATTTGTTCCGCATCTACGGCGCGTCGCGTTGGCAGACACTGCGGTTTTTGCAATTGCCCTCCGCGCTGCCCTATTTCCTGGGGGGGTTGCGGATCGCCGGTGGCCTGTCCTTGATCGGGGCGGTCGTTGCCGAATATGTGGCGGGCACGGGTGGGCTTAAATCCGGCCTTGCGTTCCGCATATTGGAAGCGGGCTATCGCTTGAACATCCCGCGTATGTTCGCCGCCCTGATCCTGATTGCGGTCACGGGCGTGGTGATTTTTGCAGGGCTCAGTTTCCTAAGCCACATGCTCTTGCGAAAATGGCACGAAAGCGCGTTGAAACGGGATCATTGA
- a CDS encoding ABC transporter ATP-binding protein, which yields MTEPVKPRHQRSELLRLEQVDKTFNGTVVALKGMTLQVREGDFISLLGPSGCGKSTALRLISDLIHPTAGRINWSGGHDTGDLGVVFQEPTLMPWATVAQNVWLPFRLRGKPYSAVKADVLEALKLVGLEKFQNSYPRELSGGMKMRVSIARAMVTRPRLILMDEPFAALDEITRFKLNNDLLRLKAAIGCTVVFVTHSVFESVFLSDRIVVMAARPGRVISELEVDAPYPRDEDFRTSSEYAGYTRRATEALHQAMGEAA from the coding sequence ATGACAGAACCGGTGAAGCCGCGGCACCAGCGGTCTGAATTGCTGCGTTTGGAGCAGGTGGACAAGACGTTTAATGGAACTGTCGTGGCGTTGAAGGGCATGACGCTTCAGGTGCGCGAGGGAGATTTCATCTCGCTTCTGGGCCCGTCCGGTTGCGGAAAATCTACGGCATTGCGCCTGATTTCGGATCTTATTCACCCTACGGCGGGGCGCATCAACTGGTCCGGTGGGCATGACACAGGTGATCTTGGTGTGGTCTTCCAGGAGCCCACCCTGATGCCCTGGGCTACGGTGGCGCAAAATGTTTGGCTGCCGTTTCGGTTGCGCGGCAAACCCTATAGCGCGGTAAAGGCTGACGTGCTTGAAGCGCTTAAACTGGTGGGGCTGGAAAAATTTCAGAACAGTTATCCGCGTGAATTGTCGGGTGGCATGAAAATGCGTGTGTCCATCGCGCGTGCCATGGTCACACGGCCCCGGTTGATCCTGATGGATGAACCTTTTGCCGCACTGGATGAAATCACCCGATTCAAGCTGAACAACGATCTGCTGAGGCTCAAGGCGGCGATTGGATGCACAGTTGTCTTCGTGACGCATTCGGTTTTCGAATCTGTCTTCCTGTCGGACCGGATCGTGGTGATGGCCGCGCGACCAGGACGGGTGATTTCGGAACTCGAAGTTGATGCGCCATATCCGCGCGATGAGGATTTTCGTACGTCCTCCGAGTATGCTGGCTACACGCGCCGCGCAACAGAAGCGCTGCATCAGGCGATGGGGGAGGCGGCATGA
- a CDS encoding NAD(P)H-dependent oxidoreductase, translating into MRALVIYCHPKDTSYTAAVRDEVVSKLSDVGAEIRIHDLYKSGFTPVMTAEEFDLYENTAHNRTPVVQATDDVLWCDTLIFIYPTWWYGMPAMLKGWMDRILLPNVAFLMPDGENDNIRPGLTHITRLGVFTTCGASWGLTQLIGSPGKRIILRGIRAMCARRCKTVFAAHYLMDSSTDASRRAHLARVGQKMEKFVRSVRPDHKEANA; encoded by the coding sequence ATGCGCGCCCTTGTGATTTATTGTCATCCGAAAGACACCAGTTATACGGCGGCCGTGCGCGATGAGGTTGTGTCAAAGCTTTCAGATGTTGGCGCGGAAATTCGCATTCACGATTTGTACAAGTCAGGTTTCACCCCGGTGATGACTGCGGAGGAATTCGATCTGTACGAAAATACTGCTCACAACCGCACCCCGGTTGTACAAGCCACAGATGACGTTTTGTGGTGCGATACCCTGATCTTTATCTATCCCACATGGTGGTACGGGATGCCCGCAATGCTCAAAGGATGGATGGACCGTATTTTATTGCCCAATGTCGCATTTTTGATGCCTGATGGGGAAAATGACAATATCAGGCCGGGCCTGACACATATCACCCGTCTGGGGGTCTTCACCACTTGCGGGGCCAGTTGGGGGCTGACGCAGTTGATCGGATCGCCGGGCAAACGTATCATTCTGAGGGGGATCAGGGCGATGTGTGCCAGGCGTTGCAAGACAGTGTTTGCTGCGCATTACCTGATGGACAGTTCAACGGATGCCTCGCGGCGGGCGCATTTGGCGCGTGTCGGGCAGAAAATGGAGAAATTCGTGCGATCGGTGCGTCCGGACCACAAGGAGGCCAATGCATGA
- a CDS encoding 2-oxoglutarate and iron-dependent oxygenase domain-containing protein, giving the protein MIPVLDWQQFETDREEFLATLGAAVRGPGFFLLQNHTVPQRLRAEVFQMAGAFFDLPEAEKKKLSILNTSHFRGWAAEGDESLDETSVAVDRKESFNIGFDLAPDDPRVLRGEPFRGVNVWPDVTGFRDTMLAYYDAALKLGIAIHRAFAADLGLASDHFTPSFKDPLAALRLLHYPAASGAANEIGAGAHTDYGAITLLMTDGEPGLQVKPRGGDWTDVPHVDGAYVVNIGDCLMRWTNDIYASTPHRVLPPKRQRRSVAFFVEANPDTVVAALPGTGAAKYQPVRAADYLQSRLDATYATKEVS; this is encoded by the coding sequence ATGATACCGGTGCTGGACTGGCAACAATTTGAAACCGACAGGGAAGAGTTTTTGGCAACACTTGGCGCTGCCGTCCGAGGGCCGGGGTTCTTTTTATTGCAAAACCATACTGTTCCTCAACGCCTGCGTGCCGAGGTGTTTCAGATGGCAGGTGCGTTTTTCGACCTGCCCGAGGCAGAGAAGAAAAAACTCTCGATTCTGAACACGTCGCATTTTCGGGGGTGGGCAGCAGAAGGGGATGAATCTCTCGATGAAACCTCTGTCGCAGTGGATCGCAAGGAAAGCTTCAACATTGGCTTTGATCTCGCACCGGACGATCCACGTGTGCTGCGGGGTGAACCATTTCGAGGCGTGAATGTCTGGCCGGATGTGACGGGTTTTCGCGATACTATGCTGGCTTATTATGACGCGGCACTAAAGCTTGGTATTGCCATTCACCGCGCTTTCGCCGCTGACCTGGGTCTTGCATCGGACCATTTTACGCCTTCTTTCAAGGACCCACTGGCGGCGCTGCGGCTGTTACACTATCCGGCGGCATCCGGCGCTGCGAACGAGATTGGCGCGGGCGCGCATACGGATTATGGCGCGATTACCTTGCTGATGACGGATGGTGAACCTGGTTTGCAGGTCAAACCACGCGGTGGGGATTGGACAGATGTCCCCCACGTCGACGGCGCCTATGTGGTCAACATCGGCGATTGCTTGATGCGTTGGACGAACGACATCTATGCTTCCACGCCGCATCGGGTTCTGCCCCCGAAACGACAACGCCGCTCCGTTGCGTTTTTCGTTGAAGCGAACCCGGATACGGTCGTCGCCGCGTTGCCCGGCACGGGAGCGGCGAAATATCAGCCCGTGCGCGCCGCCGATTACTTGCAATCCCGACTGGATGCTACTTACGCAACAAAGGAAGTATCATAA
- a CDS encoding DSD1 family PLP-dependent enzyme yields the protein MNKQVNFEEYEVGYDIPAAIGMDEAQIQTPSLVLDLDALERNIKKMGDFAKSKGMRHRVHGKMHKSVDVALLQEKLGGSCGVCCQKVSEAEVFARGGIKDVLVSNQVRQPEKIDRLARMPKLGARTICCVDDLANVADLSEAATRHGTQIECLVEIDCGAGRCGVTTTPEVVEIAKAIEAAKGLKFAGLQAYQGAMQHMDSYEDRKGKTQIAIDMVRDAVDALKGEGLECDIVGGGGTGSYYFESGSGVFNELQCGSYAFMDADYGRILDENGNRIDQGEWENALFILTSVMSHAKADKAIVDAGLKAQSVDSGLPVIFGRTDVEYVKCSDEHGVVADPDGVLKVNDKLKLVPGHCDPTCNVHDWYVGVRNGKVETLWPVSARGKAY from the coding sequence ATGAACAAGCAAGTGAACTTTGAAGAATACGAAGTCGGCTATGACATCCCCGCCGCAATCGGCATGGATGAGGCGCAAATTCAAACACCGTCTCTGGTGCTGGATCTGGACGCTCTGGAGCGCAACATCAAGAAAATGGGCGATTTCGCCAAATCCAAAGGAATGCGTCACCGCGTTCACGGCAAAATGCACAAATCCGTTGATGTGGCGCTGTTGCAGGAAAAGCTGGGCGGAAGCTGTGGTGTGTGCTGCCAGAAGGTGTCTGAAGCCGAAGTCTTTGCCCGCGGTGGGATCAAGGACGTTTTGGTCTCCAATCAGGTGCGCCAACCCGAAAAGATTGACCGTTTGGCGCGGATGCCTAAGCTTGGCGCGCGCACGATCTGCTGTGTTGATGATTTGGCAAATGTAGCAGACCTTTCTGAAGCGGCGACACGCCATGGCACGCAAATTGAGTGTCTGGTGGAAATCGACTGTGGTGCAGGCCGTTGCGGCGTAACCACCACGCCGGAAGTTGTCGAAATTGCCAAGGCGATTGAGGCAGCAAAGGGTTTGAAGTTCGCGGGTCTGCAAGCTTATCAGGGCGCGATGCAGCATATGGACAGCTATGAGGACCGCAAGGGCAAAACCCAGATCGCCATCGACATGGTGCGCGACGCGGTGGATGCGTTGAAAGGCGAAGGCCTGGAGTGTGACATCGTTGGCGGTGGCGGCACAGGGTCGTATTATTTTGAAAGCGGCTCAGGTGTTTTCAATGAGTTGCAATGCGGATCCTACGCTTTCATGGATGCTGATTATGGCCGAATTCTGGATGAAAACGGCAATCGCATTGATCAAGGCGAGTGGGAAAATGCATTGTTCATCCTGACTTCGGTGATGAGCCACGCAAAGGCCGATAAGGCAATTGTTGATGCTGGCCTCAAGGCCCAATCTGTGGACTCAGGTTTGCCAGTAATCTTTGGGCGCACGGATGTGGAATACGTGAAATGCTCGGATGAGCATGGCGTGGTTGCTGATCCGGACGGCGTGCTGAAGGTCAATGATAAGTTGAAACTGGTGCCCGGTCACTGTGATCCAACCTGCAATGTACATGATTGGTACGTTGGTGTGCGAAATGGCAAGGTTGAAACGCTCTGGCCCGTGTCGGCACGCGGCAAAGCTTACTAA
- a CDS encoding cytosine deaminase, producing the protein MDFIEFPKGPLTLQNLTVPDCLLGGQGDLTRLDLHLENGKITDKPGQVVDMKGAMVFPAFIDMHTHLDKGHIWPRAANPDGSFAGALATVGADRKAHWHAGDVRTRMEFALRCAYAHGTRAIRTHLDSIPPQDDISWPLFRELREEWRGRIDLQAACLVGCDQVSRDGAFAHTADLVAEAGGVLGMVAYPVPDIKDRIQAFFELAAARGLAADFHVDETLDPSSETLRVVAQTVLDMGFDAPVTVGHLCSLSSQDTSRANDTMDLVARAGLNVVSPPMCNLYLQDRQAGTPRRRGITLVHEMKSRGINVSFASDNTRDPFYAYGDLDMIEVMREATRIGHLDHSGKDWIRAFLDNPAKACGFKAPSLMPAAPADLVICRARNWTELFARPQADRIVMRGGVQIDRTLPDYAELDHLMRTS; encoded by the coding sequence ATGGATTTTATCGAGTTTCCGAAAGGTCCATTGACCCTGCAAAATCTGACTGTTCCTGATTGCCTTCTGGGCGGTCAGGGCGATCTGACGCGGCTGGACCTGCACCTTGAGAACGGCAAGATTACGGACAAACCGGGGCAGGTGGTCGATATGAAGGGGGCGATGGTCTTTCCCGCCTTTATCGACATGCACACGCATCTGGACAAGGGTCACATCTGGCCTCGCGCTGCCAATCCCGACGGCAGTTTTGCCGGCGCACTGGCGACTGTTGGCGCCGACAGAAAAGCCCATTGGCATGCGGGAGATGTGCGCACTCGGATGGAATTTGCGCTGCGGTGCGCTTACGCGCATGGCACCCGCGCCATTCGAACGCATCTTGATAGCATCCCGCCACAGGATGACATTTCGTGGCCGCTATTCAGAGAGCTACGTGAAGAGTGGCGTGGTCGGATTGACCTTCAGGCTGCCTGCCTTGTGGGGTGCGATCAGGTCTCTCGTGATGGCGCTTTTGCACATACTGCGGATCTGGTGGCGGAAGCGGGGGGCGTGCTGGGTATGGTTGCCTATCCGGTGCCGGACATCAAAGACCGCATCCAAGCGTTTTTCGAACTTGCGGCCGCGCGTGGTCTGGCGGCAGATTTCCACGTGGATGAAACGCTGGATCCCAGTTCTGAAACCCTGCGTGTCGTGGCGCAGACCGTGCTGGACATGGGGTTCGATGCGCCCGTTACGGTAGGCCATTTGTGCTCGCTGTCCTCACAGGATACTTCCCGCGCCAATGATACGATGGACCTTGTGGCGCGCGCCGGTCTGAATGTGGTTTCGCCGCCCATGTGCAACCTTTACCTTCAAGATCGTCAGGCAGGCACGCCGCGCAGACGCGGTATTACCCTGGTGCATGAGATGAAATCGCGCGGGATCAATGTCTCCTTCGCCTCTGACAATACGCGCGATCCGTTCTACGCCTACGGAGATCTGGATATGATTGAAGTCATGCGCGAGGCCACCCGTATTGGCCATCTGGATCATTCAGGGAAAGATTGGATCCGTGCGTTTTTGGACAACCCCGCCAAGGCCTGCGGTTTCAAGGCCCCCAGCCTGATGCCGGCTGCGCCAGCCGATTTGGTGATTTGCCGTGCACGCAACTGGACCGAACTTTTCGCGCGTCCGCAAGCGGACCGCATTGTGATGCGCGGCGGAGTTCAAATTGATCGGACCCTGCCAGATTACGCCGAACTTGACCATTTGATGAGGACATCATGA